The Thermoclostridium stercorarium subsp. stercorarium DSM 8532 genome contains a region encoding:
- a CDS encoding sodium ion-translocating decarboxylase subunit beta yields MEQLAQIFGGVLEFKWQYLIMYAIGGILIYLAIKKDYEPMLLLPIGFGAILVNLPFKSIWEYEPVLDETVTKIVNQFPALQEFFTEHFNYVFENGQAYKVEPGLMQIIFNSGILTELFPCLIFIAVGAMCDFTPLLKTPKMIFFGAAAQFGIFFTVLVALVLNKIFPGLGFDLKAAASIGIIGAADGPTSIFVASKFAKHLLGPISVAAYSYMSLVPIIQPPVIKALTTKKERMIRMEYKDVKVSKTALILFPICVTIIAGIIVPSSVALVGLLMFGNLLRECGVVERLSKAAQNELSNLVTLLLGITIGSTMYYENFLSPTTLFIMLMGLVAFVFDTVGGILLAKLMNLFSKEKVNPMVGAAGISAFPMSARIVQKMAIKEDPSNFILMHAVGANVAGQLGSIVAGGMVLALVPWLLTL; encoded by the coding sequence ATGGAACAACTTGCACAAATCTTCGGAGGAGTTCTGGAGTTTAAGTGGCAGTATTTGATCATGTATGCAATCGGCGGAATACTGATTTATCTGGCCATCAAGAAGGATTATGAACCCATGCTGCTGCTGCCAATCGGTTTCGGTGCAATTCTGGTTAACTTGCCCTTCAAGTCCATTTGGGAATATGAACCCGTGTTGGATGAGACAGTAACGAAAATAGTAAATCAGTTCCCAGCTTTACAAGAATTCTTCACCGAGCATTTCAATTATGTTTTTGAAAATGGACAGGCTTACAAAGTCGAACCCGGTTTAATGCAGATAATATTCAATTCAGGTATCCTTACAGAATTATTCCCGTGCCTTATATTCATCGCGGTTGGTGCAATGTGTGATTTTACTCCCCTTCTTAAAACTCCGAAAATGATTTTCTTTGGGGCTGCCGCTCAGTTTGGTATATTCTTTACCGTACTGGTTGCACTTGTTTTGAACAAGATTTTCCCGGGCTTGGGATTTGATTTGAAAGCCGCTGCCTCAATAGGCATTATCGGTGCTGCTGACGGACCGACGTCAATATTCGTCGCATCCAAGTTCGCAAAACACCTGTTAGGGCCAATATCCGTAGCTGCTTATTCGTATATGTCCCTTGTGCCCATCATTCAGCCTCCTGTCATTAAAGCGCTTACAACCAAAAAAGAACGCATGATCAGAATGGAATACAAAGACGTTAAGGTATCAAAGACAGCACTGATTCTGTTCCCCATTTGCGTAACCATTATTGCAGGTATAATTGTGCCGAGCAGTGTTGCTCTTGTCGGTTTGTTAATGTTCGGTAACCTGTTAAGGGAGTGCGGGGTTGTTGAAAGACTGTCAAAGGCTGCCCAGAACGAACTTTCAAACCTTGTTACGTTGCTTCTCGGTATTACAATCGGTTCAACGATGTATTATGAAAATTTCTTAAGCCCGACCACTCTCTTTATAATGTTAATGGGTCTTGTAGCATTTGTTTTCGATACAGTGGGCGGAATTCTGCTGGCAAAACTGATGAATCTGTTCTCGAAAGAGAAGGTTAATCCGATGGTCGGTGCTGCCGGAATTTCCGCATTTCCGATGTCTGCAAGAATTGTCCAGAAGATGGCCATAAAAGAAGATCCCAGTAACTTCATATTAATGCATGCGGTCGGAGCCAATGTCGCAGGGCAGTTGGGTTCTATCGTAGCAGGCGGTATGGTCCTTGCCCTTGTACCGTGGTTGCTGACATTATAA
- a CDS encoding OadG-related small transporter subunit: protein MEYGLLGTFAVIILFYIVILILRKILPYRNEDNKD, encoded by the coding sequence ATGGAATATGGTTTATTGGGCACTTTTGCAGTAATAATACTTTTTTATATAGTTATATTGATTCTGAGAAAAATTTTACCATATCGCAATGAGGACAATAAAGATTAG
- a CDS encoding Gfo/Idh/MocA family protein, which translates to MKVCFYGNTGHATTALAARNKLPGVQYTACCPSYPGENLNKLHTTAKKLGITLLQYSCLDEMLDAEKPDILVVDNRFAERYPVETKALLAGIHVYADKPIATNLSDLFDLYKTVRETGKHLWAMHTTRYELHFYTVRQLILNGAIGKVRMVNCQKSYRLGTRPDFFKKRETYGGTILWVSIHAIDMIRMVTGKECLSVYSTQSSADNFGNGEMEIIATSTLELEDNILATISTDYYRPANAHSHDDDRLRVVGTEGIIEAARRDGEHEVRLINASNNGFTPIKQLQPPMIFEDFVHTIEGRISGIFSMRETFLNAYTAIRAQESADKREVIRISHPVNFSFD; encoded by the coding sequence ATGAAAGTATGTTTTTACGGAAATACAGGCCACGCCACAACAGCACTGGCTGCAAGGAACAAACTCCCCGGGGTTCAGTACACCGCCTGCTGTCCGAGTTATCCGGGAGAAAACCTGAACAAGCTTCATACTACGGCGAAAAAACTCGGCATCACCCTTCTTCAGTATTCGTGCCTTGATGAAATGCTCGATGCGGAAAAACCCGATATTCTTGTTGTGGACAACCGCTTTGCCGAACGGTATCCCGTTGAAACGAAAGCCCTCCTGGCGGGGATACATGTTTATGCCGACAAACCCATTGCCACAAATCTTTCTGACCTTTTTGATCTGTACAAAACAGTCAGGGAAACGGGCAAGCACCTTTGGGCAATGCATACAACGCGTTATGAACTGCATTTTTACACCGTCAGGCAGTTAATACTGAACGGCGCCATTGGAAAGGTAAGAATGGTAAACTGTCAGAAATCCTACCGCCTTGGGACGAGGCCTGATTTTTTTAAAAAAAGGGAAACCTACGGCGGCACAATTTTATGGGTTTCAATCCATGCCATAGACATGATTCGCATGGTCACGGGAAAGGAATGCCTTTCGGTGTATTCAACCCAGTCTTCTGCTGACAATTTCGGCAACGGTGAAATGGAAATCATAGCAACGTCAACTTTGGAATTGGAAGACAACATTCTTGCAACAATTTCCACCGACTACTACCGCCCCGCGAATGCTCATTCCCATGACGACGACAGGCTGAGAGTGGTAGGCACCGAAGGAATTATTGAAGCAGCCCGCCGTGACGGAGAACATGAGGTACGGTTAATAAATGCTTCAAACAACGGCTTTACGCCGATAAAACAATTACAGCCTCCAATGATATTCGAGGATTTCGTCCATACCATTGAAGGCCGCATTTCCGGAATATTCAGCATGCGTGAAACGTTTTTAAATGCTTATACCGCAATCCGTGCACAGGAGTCCGCAGACAAAAGGGAGGTAATACGTATCAGCCATCCGGTTAATTTCAGCTTCGACTGA
- a CDS encoding GNAT family N-acetyltransferase produces MTNKEIFQIAMEQSALDINCNAGDFLKDCNVVVKHKLGQSAKKYYKEPISCIFVSYGNNIVASVKDEFHDIVTEYISKFEFYHCFETPNLHWLDERLAEKGQKVCLMAEYYLPDVNKLIPLPCNYELRILEQPDFVNLYRPEWSNALCKDRKELDILGIGAFDGDKLIGLAGCSADCDMMWQIGVDVLPDYRRKGIASALTSRLALEILARGKVPLYCSAWSNIRSARTAVKSGFVPAWAEMTVKPQKIVAELNK; encoded by the coding sequence ATGACGAACAAAGAAATATTTCAGATTGCCATGGAACAGTCAGCCCTGGATATCAACTGCAACGCCGGGGATTTTTTAAAAGACTGCAACGTAGTTGTCAAACACAAATTAGGTCAGTCGGCCAAAAAATATTACAAAGAACCCATATCATGCATTTTTGTGTCATACGGAAACAATATAGTGGCTTCCGTAAAAGACGAATTTCACGACATTGTAACCGAATATATCAGCAAATTTGAATTCTACCATTGTTTTGAGACGCCAAACCTTCATTGGCTGGATGAGCGGTTGGCTGAAAAAGGTCAGAAAGTCTGCCTAATGGCCGAATATTACCTGCCTGACGTTAATAAATTAATCCCACTTCCATGCAATTACGAACTCAGAATACTGGAACAGCCCGACTTTGTGAATTTATACAGGCCTGAATGGAGCAATGCGTTATGTAAAGACCGTAAAGAACTGGACATTCTTGGGATTGGAGCTTTTGACGGGGACAAACTCATCGGTCTTGCCGGATGTTCCGCCGATTGCGACATGATGTGGCAGATTGGTGTGGATGTGCTGCCCGATTACCGGAGGAAGGGAATTGCTTCAGCGCTTACCAGCAGACTGGCGCTCGAAATATTGGCTCGCGGTAAAGTTCCGCTTTATTGTTCCGCATGGTCAAACATCAGATCGGCGCGAACCGCCGTAAAAAGCGGTTTTGTTCCGGCATGGGCGGAAATGACAGTTAAACCGCAAAAGATAGTTGCTGAATTGAACAAATAA
- a CDS encoding IS256 family transposase: protein MDKNTYYETVKNMAVEKVLNQYCSDSDPSRPALKKLLEDLLDWFMLSERQIYLLKNENDKGNGFYDRKLGTPMGNLDISVPRTRTGDFRPHILPEPYKRVDESYTDLLMSLVVNGYSESSLLNTLKSLNLPYSDDELNKIKDDLKSELDLFKQRELPESVFALLIDAYHCEIKDGSKVKKAACYIILGVDMEGKKDIFGLYTFFGKENRADWNKVFEDLINRGLKRVLVVVSDDFPGIIETVKAVYPYADHQLCFVHLQRNIRKYMTKADAAEFNKELDKIKFASSFDEAVQKFYDLCSKFKSKYSRYMNILMEKAEHYMAFIKYPESLRKHVYTTNSVESINSLVEKIRIRSGGYFNSVEVLEINIYLQRENLRRTKWKKAVPMINAHIYEIQQIFQLRYFNQTQNS from the coding sequence ATGGATAAAAATACCTATTATGAAACAGTCAAAAATATGGCGGTTGAAAAAGTATTAAACCAGTATTGCTCTGATTCAGATCCATCACGCCCTGCCCTCAAAAAGTTGCTGGAGGATTTGCTCGACTGGTTTATGTTGTCTGAACGCCAAATCTATCTCTTGAAAAACGAGAACGACAAAGGCAACGGCTTTTATGATAGAAAACTTGGTACACCTATGGGTAACCTGGACATCTCTGTCCCAAGAACTCGCACTGGCGATTTCAGACCCCACATCCTACCTGAACCGTATAAAAGGGTGGATGAATCCTATACAGACCTTCTTATGTCCCTTGTTGTCAACGGTTATTCAGAATCTTCTCTCTTAAATACCCTCAAAAGCCTCAACCTTCCTTACTCTGATGATGAACTCAACAAAATCAAAGATGACCTAAAAAGTGAATTAGACCTTTTCAAACAACGGGAATTACCCGAATCGGTGTTTGCTTTATTAATCGATGCTTATCATTGTGAGATAAAAGACGGCTCAAAAGTGAAGAAAGCCGCATGCTACATAATCCTTGGCGTTGATATGGAAGGTAAGAAAGACATCTTTGGCCTTTACACCTTCTTCGGCAAAGAAAACAGAGCCGATTGGAACAAGGTCTTTGAAGACTTGATAAACCGCGGTCTTAAACGAGTTTTAGTGGTTGTAAGTGATGATTTCCCAGGTATTATCGAGACCGTCAAAGCTGTATATCCATATGCTGATCATCAGCTCTGTTTTGTACACCTTCAGAGAAATATCCGCAAATACATGACCAAAGCTGATGCCGCAGAATTCAATAAAGAACTCGATAAAATAAAATTTGCTTCTTCCTTTGATGAAGCTGTTCAAAAGTTTTATGACCTTTGCAGTAAATTTAAGAGTAAATATAGCCGATATATGAACATTCTCATGGAGAAAGCAGAACATTATATGGCTTTCATTAAATACCCCGAATCCTTGAGGAAGCATGTTTATACTACCAACAGTGTAGAGAGTATCAACAGTCTAGTTGAAAAAATTCGGATAAGATCGGGTGGTTACTTTAACTCTGTCGAAGTATTGGAAATTAACATATATTTACAGAGGGAGAACTTGAGGCGGACAAAATGGAAAAAAGCGGTACCAATGATAAATGCTCACATTTATGAAATACAACAAATTTTCCAGTTACGTTACTTTAATCAGACACAAAATTCTTGA
- a CDS encoding heavy-metal-associated domain-containing protein — protein MESQLILTVNALTEDCAQTIKNALIRINGVENVIINIENKKIYIEYDDEKINEKLIRETIEDEGYEVK, from the coding sequence ATGGAATCTCAATTGATTTTGACAGTGAACGCCTTGACCGAAGATTGTGCTCAAACCATAAAAAACGCTTTAATAAGAATTAACGGTGTGGAGAATGTAATTATTAATATTGAAAACAAAAAAATTTATATTGAGTATGACGACGAAAAAATAAACGAAAAATTAATAAGGGAAACAATTGAAGACGAAGGCTATGAAGTTAAATAG
- the pfkB gene encoding 1-phosphofructokinase codes for MILTVTPNPAIDKTLYVEELKKGELNIVKNARTDPGGKGINVSKALCSYGMEQIATGFVGGANGRLFMDLLDDYVFRKDFLVISGETRINIKVIDIRTGIVTEINEPGPVILKEEAEKFTELLMKYLEECELVILSGSLPKGLPSDFYGRCIRLASGMKVRTVLDADGETLRHGCGARPFAIKPNIHEFERLTGKTFSDYKEINYKEIKDEIKSLHKSGIELILVSLGDKGSILSYRNKIYHAMPIPVQIKSTVASGDAMVAALAYCIINDFPPEKTARITSAAGSLTAALDGSDMAEWEDIKKEYDKVHIEEI; via the coding sequence ATGATTTTGACGGTTACGCCTAACCCTGCAATAGACAAAACCCTTTATGTGGAAGAACTAAAAAAGGGAGAGCTGAACATAGTTAAGAATGCGAGAACCGATCCGGGCGGAAAGGGAATAAACGTATCCAAAGCATTGTGTTCATACGGTATGGAACAAATAGCAACGGGTTTTGTCGGCGGAGCTAACGGAAGGCTTTTCATGGATTTGCTGGACGATTATGTTTTTCGGAAAGATTTTCTTGTAATTTCAGGGGAGACCCGCATCAACATAAAAGTCATAGATATTAGAACCGGTATTGTTACAGAAATTAATGAGCCCGGGCCGGTTATTTTAAAAGAAGAAGCAGAAAAATTCACTGAACTTTTAATGAAATACCTTGAGGAATGTGAGCTTGTAATCCTGTCGGGAAGCCTTCCGAAAGGTTTGCCCTCTGATTTCTATGGCAGGTGTATTCGGCTGGCATCGGGAATGAAGGTTAGGACCGTTCTTGATGCCGACGGGGAAACCCTGAGACATGGATGCGGTGCGCGTCCTTTTGCAATTAAGCCGAACATTCACGAATTTGAACGTCTAACCGGCAAAACCTTTTCAGATTACAAAGAAATAAATTACAAAGAAATAAAGGATGAAATAAAATCTCTGCATAAATCTGGGATTGAGCTTATACTTGTTTCTCTCGGCGATAAAGGATCTATACTGAGTTACAGGAATAAAATATATCATGCAATGCCAATACCTGTTCAGATAAAATCAACGGTTGCTTCGGGGGACGCAATGGTTGCTGCGCTCGCATATTGTATTATAAATGATTTTCCGCCTGAGAAAACAGCCAGAATAACTTCTGCCGCAGGTAGTCTCACTGCAGCTCTTGATGGCTCGGATATGGCGGAATGGGAGGATATTAAGAAAGAATACGACAAAGTCCATATTGAGGAAATTTAA
- a CDS encoding glycoside hydrolase family 3 protein: MTVNNKSRFLNEDLPLEERIKDLLENLTLDEKISLLPTKQAAIPRLGIKEYTVGGEAAHGVAWLGKATVFPQTIGLASTWDTGLMEEIGNVIGDEYRVYYQKSDEKHGLSIWFPTVDMERDPRWGRTEEAYGEDPYLTAAMAGTLVKAVQGNHPFYLRAATTLKHFFANNNEKDRTKCSASINPRSIREYYWEPFRRIITEYGAKCIMTAYNEVNGLPMIVNPWVKSVVKEKWGLEGFVVCDAEDFRQNVNDHKFCRTHAETFALALKNGVDCFTDEPELVINSAREALERGLITEEDIDRAISNIFRMRIRYGQFDKSDKNPYKNIPENVLCCEKHCKVAYKAAQKAIVLLKNENILPLKKEKIKKIAVIGPMGDELYNDWYSGTYPYKVTILDGLKNKLPNAEISFTDGSDLVRIKSVRGMKYIEPDDSGVLRACGAEPSDKSLFSLTDWGWGSFTLKNITNKKYVTCEGRLSAVSDRAFGWFVKELFNLIPKGGNEYTIKTYNGNVAGFSDESSGIIVEKDYLNRSEDDIFILETVKDGISMAKAVAADADIVLVTLGNNPVINGKEEMDRPEISLAPHQEKLLKEVYSVNKNTVLVLISSYPVAINWANENIPAIIYSAHGGQEMGNAIADVLFGDYNPAGRLPMTWYKSSEQLSSIMDYDIIKTKRTYMYFDGEPLYPFGYGLSYSSFEYGNMKLSADVLKKGSELRISLDVTNVSEIAGEEVVQLYISFSESKVKRPKKQLKGFKRICLNPGETQTVEFELKPEEFCFYDVSREIYCVEKCLLTIMAGASSEDIRLQKTIPVDGEVIPERDLTFTTWAENCDYYENIVFDMFENGRSSVKALGKGSWISFHNVLFKREVSCLTVQASAAAPGANVTVRIDSPDGEVIGKFFIPNTCAPSMPEGRLSMEWAHIQCNVARTSGHHDIYFVFDGSANISNFKFT; this comes from the coding sequence GTGACGGTAAATAACAAAAGCCGGTTTCTTAACGAGGATCTGCCATTGGAAGAGAGAATAAAGGATTTACTGGAAAATCTGACACTGGACGAGAAAATATCGCTGCTTCCGACAAAACAAGCCGCAATACCCAGGCTTGGCATAAAAGAATATACAGTCGGCGGGGAAGCGGCTCATGGAGTGGCGTGGCTCGGAAAAGCCACCGTATTTCCTCAGACAATAGGTCTTGCTTCTACATGGGATACGGGATTAATGGAGGAAATAGGGAATGTAATTGGCGATGAATACAGGGTTTATTATCAGAAAAGTGATGAAAAACACGGGCTGAGCATATGGTTTCCCACCGTTGATATGGAAAGGGATCCGCGATGGGGAAGGACCGAGGAAGCGTACGGAGAAGATCCGTATTTGACGGCGGCAATGGCAGGAACACTTGTGAAAGCGGTGCAGGGAAATCATCCCTTCTACTTAAGGGCGGCCACGACTTTAAAGCACTTTTTTGCCAACAATAACGAAAAAGACAGAACTAAATGTTCCGCAAGCATTAATCCGAGGAGTATAAGGGAATATTACTGGGAGCCCTTCAGAAGGATTATAACCGAATATGGTGCCAAATGTATTATGACGGCATACAATGAGGTAAACGGGTTGCCAATGATTGTAAATCCGTGGGTGAAAAGCGTTGTAAAGGAAAAATGGGGGCTTGAAGGTTTTGTCGTATGCGATGCCGAAGATTTCAGGCAAAACGTAAATGACCATAAATTCTGCAGAACCCATGCCGAGACATTTGCACTCGCGTTAAAGAACGGGGTGGACTGTTTCACCGACGAGCCTGAACTGGTTATAAATTCCGCAAGGGAAGCGCTTGAAAGAGGTTTAATTACCGAAGAGGATATTGACCGGGCAATATCTAATATTTTCAGAATGAGGATCAGGTACGGTCAGTTTGATAAAAGTGATAAGAATCCATACAAAAATATCCCGGAAAATGTACTTTGCTGTGAGAAACATTGTAAAGTCGCATATAAAGCCGCGCAGAAAGCCATAGTGCTTCTGAAAAATGAAAATATTCTTCCGCTGAAAAAGGAGAAAATAAAAAAGATAGCCGTTATCGGACCTATGGGTGATGAGCTTTATAATGACTGGTACAGTGGAACGTATCCGTATAAGGTTACAATTCTTGACGGCCTGAAAAATAAGCTCCCGAATGCAGAAATCAGCTTTACGGACGGTTCTGATCTCGTTCGGATAAAATCGGTGCGCGGTATGAAATATATTGAGCCGGATGATAGCGGGGTACTGCGTGCCTGCGGCGCCGAGCCCTCGGATAAATCGCTGTTCAGTCTTACCGACTGGGGATGGGGGAGCTTTACTTTGAAAAATATTACGAATAAAAAGTATGTTACCTGCGAAGGCAGGCTTTCGGCGGTGTCAGACAGGGCCTTCGGCTGGTTTGTCAAGGAATTGTTCAATTTAATTCCGAAAGGCGGCAATGAGTACACAATTAAAACATACAACGGAAACGTTGCCGGATTTTCGGATGAAAGTTCGGGTATTATCGTTGAAAAGGATTACCTTAACAGAAGTGAAGATGACATATTCATTCTTGAAACTGTTAAGGACGGCATAAGTATGGCAAAAGCCGTTGCTGCGGATGCGGACATAGTATTGGTTACGCTTGGAAACAATCCTGTGATTAACGGCAAGGAGGAAATGGACAGGCCTGAAATATCTTTGGCGCCTCATCAGGAAAAATTGCTGAAGGAAGTATATTCGGTGAACAAAAACACCGTCCTGGTATTAATAAGCTCATATCCGGTGGCAATTAACTGGGCGAATGAAAATATACCTGCAATAATTTACTCCGCCCATGGCGGGCAGGAAATGGGAAATGCCATTGCAGATGTTCTGTTCGGCGATTATAATCCCGCCGGCCGGTTACCCATGACATGGTATAAATCGTCTGAGCAGCTTTCATCGATTATGGATTACGACATAATCAAAACTAAACGGACATATATGTATTTTGACGGGGAGCCTTTGTATCCGTTTGGGTATGGCCTTTCATATAGCTCGTTCGAATATGGGAACATGAAGCTCAGCGCCGATGTCCTGAAAAAAGGATCGGAATTGAGGATAAGTCTTGATGTGACAAATGTAAGCGAAATTGCCGGCGAGGAAGTGGTACAGCTTTATATTTCATTTAGTGAATCAAAGGTTAAAAGGCCGAAGAAACAGCTTAAAGGCTTTAAAAGGATTTGCCTTAACCCGGGCGAAACCCAAACGGTTGAATTTGAACTTAAACCCGAGGAGTTTTGTTTTTACGACGTAAGCCGGGAAATATACTGCGTTGAAAAATGCCTGCTTACGATAATGGCCGGCGCCTCATCCGAAGACATACGGCTTCAGAAAACGATTCCGGTGGACGGTGAGGTTATTCCTGAAAGGGATCTGACTTTTACAACCTGGGCGGAAAACTGTGATTATTATGAAAACATAGTTTTTGACATGTTTGAAAACGGCAGAAGCTCGGTAAAGGCGCTTGGAAAAGGAAGCTGGATATCTTTTCACAATGTATTGTTCAAACGGGAAGTGAGCTGTCTAACTGTACAGGCGAGTGCCGCCGCCCCGGGGGCAAATGTTACGGTAAGGATTGATTCACCGGACGGCGAGGTAATCGGTAAGTTTTTCATACCGAATACCTGTGCCCCGTCAATGCCGGAAGGACGGCTTAGCATGGAATGGGCCCATATACAGTGTAATGTTGCCCGGACGTCAGGACATCATGATATATATTTTGTTTTCGACGGCAGCGCCAATATCAGTAATTTTAAATTTACATAA
- a CDS encoding type I phosphomannose isomerase catalytic subunit — protein sequence MLYPLKFHPVYKDYIWGGRNLSKFGKQLPEGKVAESWELACHPDGMSVVRNGIYEGRTLKSMIEEFGGDIVGELGAESAGFPLLIKLIDANDRLSVQVHPDDEFAKAHEGDNGKNEMWYILDAKPGAKLVYGLKKGITKSDFEKAVRENRIEDCLNYINVKAGDFINIPAGLIHAIGDGIILAEIQQSSNVTYRVYDYNRRDAHGNLRPLHIEKAMQVINFNAGDIKYPYEGLEYKRSDNVSLKVLVANKHFCVELYKISGNITQETNFRKFHAYICIAGSGEIGYQNERVSIGQGETVLIPACIGEYRIKGKLTLLKTYVPDLDADIYGKLMEMGYKKEEIKEKIAGLDWQKPNN from the coding sequence ATGCTGTATCCGTTGAAATTTCATCCTGTATATAAGGATTACATCTGGGGTGGCAGAAATCTTTCAAAATTCGGAAAACAGCTTCCGGAAGGGAAAGTTGCTGAAAGCTGGGAACTGGCATGTCATCCCGATGGTATGAGTGTTGTGCGGAACGGTATTTATGAAGGCAGGACACTGAAATCCATGATTGAGGAATTCGGCGGAGATATTGTCGGGGAGTTGGGCGCTGAAAGCGCAGGTTTTCCGTTGCTGATAAAACTTATTGATGCCAATGACAGGCTTTCGGTACAGGTCCATCCTGATGATGAATTTGCAAAAGCCCATGAAGGGGATAATGGCAAAAACGAGATGTGGTATATTCTTGATGCGAAACCCGGCGCGAAACTTGTTTACGGACTGAAAAAGGGCATTACGAAATCAGATTTTGAAAAAGCGGTAAGAGAAAACAGGATAGAGGACTGCCTTAATTATATAAACGTTAAGGCTGGGGATTTTATCAACATTCCGGCGGGCCTAATTCACGCCATAGGTGACGGGATTATACTTGCCGAAATTCAGCAGAGCTCAAACGTCACTTATAGAGTGTATGATTATAACAGAAGGGATGCGCACGGAAACTTAAGGCCGCTGCATATTGAAAAGGCAATGCAGGTTATTAATTTTAACGCAGGTGATATTAAGTATCCCTATGAAGGCCTGGAATATAAGAGATCAGATAACGTTTCCTTGAAAGTTTTGGTGGCGAATAAACATTTTTGTGTTGAATTATATAAAATCTCGGGTAATATAACACAGGAGACAAATTTCAGAAAGTTTCACGCCTATATTTGCATTGCCGGCAGCGGGGAAATCGGATATCAAAATGAAAGGGTGAGCATTGGGCAGGGGGAAACGGTTTTAATTCCCGCATGCATTGGAGAATACCGGATAAAGGGAAAACTGACACTCCTGAAGACATATGTGCCTGATCTGGATGCCGACATATATGGAAAACTTATGGAGATGGGATACAAAAAAGAGGAAATAAAGGAAAAAATAGCAGGACTTGATTGGCAGAAGCCTAATAATTAG